One segment of Onychomys torridus chromosome 3, mOncTor1.1, whole genome shotgun sequence DNA contains the following:
- the LOC118579466 gene encoding LOW QUALITY PROTEIN: 60S ribosomal protein L37-like (The sequence of the model RefSeq protein was modified relative to this genomic sequence to represent the inferred CDS: inserted 1 base in 1 codon; substituted 1 base at 1 genomic stop codon), with protein sequence MCNQPWKQKQRSSFLGKRRNKMLMLCGCCGSVAYHLQKSTCGKCGYPAKSRRKYNQSAKAKRXSTSXTGWMRHLKVVCGRFRHGFRLGTSPKPQRATVPASSSS encoded by the exons AAGCAAAGATCATCATTCCTTGGAAAGCGTCGCAATAAGATGCTCATGTTGTGCGGCTGCTGTGGCTCTGTGGCCTACCACCTTCAGAAGTCGACCTGTGGCAAATGTGGCTATCCTGCCAAGAGCAGGAGAAAGTATAACCAGAGTGCCAAGGCTAAGAGATGAAGCACTT GCACTGGGTGGATGAGGCACCTAAAAGTTGTCTGTGGAAGATTTAGACATGGATTCCGTTTAGGGACATCACCTAAACCCCAGAGGGCAACTGTGCCAGCATCCAGTTCATCTTGA